The sequence AGAAAATATCAATGCTGATAACATAGGTGTTTTTCTACAAATACAATGGATTTTCACACTCACCTGAAACGAAGAGATTGATATTACACCGGAGAAGTTGCTTAATAAAATGACACCTGAATCCGCGAAGGTTTGTAGAAACTTCTTCGAATCTGATTCATGTACTTGAGGGAGAGAGGGCAGATTTATCAAGAAATGCACTAATGAAATAAACTGAAAGAGAAGGGATGAATAAAGCGCACAGCTACTGCTCCACAAGACGGAGATGAAAATTTCCCATTACAAATATCAGATCAGATTTAAGGATAGTAGTGTACAGTGACTCGATCACAGGAGCAAGAATCCATTTGACTAATTCTTTTCCATCCATACCTTGTTCGTGTTCTTTTCAAacgattaaaaaaacaaaacaaaaaatattgacTAAGGCTACATAATTTTTACTCCCAGCAGGAAAACCGCATCAGGGATTATGTTGCTTGAATTTTGTATAGGAAGAACTCAAGTCACTTCCTTTATAGAGTTGATTTATCACAAAATACAGAAGGAATTTATCGTACAGTCATTCTTTTGAGGAGAGAACCTGTGATCCTTACGTTTTGGCGAATGGAAACTTCAGAAATCATCGTCTTCATTATTCATCGAGCTCGGACCATCATCGAATCCTGAGCCCGGAGCGAGCTCATTTAGATCAAGAAAACGTCTTTTTCGCACCCCTCCAATTTCTTCTTGATCTCTCCCATTTGACTGTTCACCAAGTTGATCAGTTTGGTTTGCATCAGCTATCTCTGGATGCTCCTCGAAAGGCTGATTAACATCCACTTCTAGCTTGTCGATGTTGTCCTCAGATTCTTGACTTCCTATCGAGAACTCTCCAATATCACTCGAATTCGAGTGCTCAGCTAATGCATTCGACTTTTTGGGTGGTTTCTTAGATTCGGTTTCTGATTCAGACAATTCATACTGTCGATAATTAATAGGATTCTTGGTCGCCCGTTTACTACGTCTGAGTCCAGTTTGTAGCTCATCAACTGACCTCAGTTTAGTTTCCCTCCTAGTACGACTTGGCAATGCTCTGAATCTTCGAGGCTCGTCACTCTCCTCACTCGTACTTAAGCTAACATCTTCTTCCtcctcttcatcttcttcttcctcttcctctttATGATTTTCTTCATCCCAGTTATATTCTTCATCTCCTTCCGAGCTACTCGACATCTTCCTTCTTTGTTttcgtttttttaaatattcttcATCATAAATCACTTCACCAACAATATCATCATCGCTGTCAAAATCTGCTTCGTTATCAGAGACAGCTTCCACAAAATCTTTCACAGAATACCGTTGAGGCCTCTGCCGACGACGATTGCTAAAGGCCATGATACAACTTAGTGAGTGATCTtagaaaatataaacatgcGTGCAAAAAAAAGAGTTCACCAAGAAGCAACGAATAGAGTACCTGCGATCCAACGCCTCAGTTTTCTGATCCTCATAAAATTCATCAGTTTCGGGTGATAGTGGAGAGAGCGCACTAAATGTGACATCCTGGGAATATTGAGAAGGACCAGCCCATCTACTGTTTGTAGAAACTTCATGTTTCATCGCAGGATCTCTTTTATCAAAAGGTTCTGGAGATGGTGGCTTCGTCCTGGCACGgagaaaaatatagaaaaatatcgTAAGGAAAGAAAAGCCTAGTCATCCAAATAATTATACAACCAAATGAAATCTTCATGACTCATACTTGGTGATCTTTATAGCCTCGTTAATTGATCGATCGTAATCATCTGCACAGAAAAACTAGCATAACATGAGGCTCCGCACTTACATTCACATTCAAACATACACAAAGATAAAGCAATAATTATGCCCCTTTACTCTCGCCGACAATAAAGCAGGGAAAAAGTTCGATAACTTTAGGTGGGGCCTTGGAAACTTTCATGCGGgagaaacaaataaaatatttaactatTCATCTCCGAGAGTCAACTTACACCAACTAGCCACCATCCAATTTTGTTTACCTATTTTTGGGGTAACGCAACTTCTTTCAACAATTGACTAATAACCTTTTGAAACCCGAAACTCACTATATCACACGTACCGAAAGTATAAGTAACATGCTTTCTATCGCGAAGAGAGCGTCCAGCAGCAAGACCGTCAAGGTTCATCATGCTGTCGAGCATAAGCGTTTGTCTGTGCTGTTTCTTTAACAGCTTCTCCTTTTTCTGTAAAACACCACATCTCAGTGTCATGGTGCAAatgttctatatatatataatgtatatattataatttagatAATGAAGAAGAGATGTCATTGTCTCATTGAGACTGAAAAAGAGGATAGCATCAAAATTAAAAGGTGATGCTTCTCAAATGTTTCAATCAAGATAAAGCTGGCCACCTTTTGAACTCTCTCTATTTCAGGAAGCATgtcatttttcaattttttgccAACGGAGACCTCTGTTCTATTTTTACTGGAAAAGAGCTTTTCCTGCAAACAggtataaaataaatgaaatgataTGAAATGTCCAGAGCAAACGTTCAAATACTAGCCAAAATCCAGTTAATACATCAGTCACAAGTATGTCGACTTTAACATGACCTACACAACGAAAAGAATTAGTTCCATATGCCAAGATGCATAAAAGAAACTGAAACTCAAGTTTGCACCAAAAGTTTAAACCTCAATGCTAGGCAAGACCAGATTAGTAAAAACATAGATACATGCATGTCTGCGAGCaaattattaaatgtttaattaaaggttttatttttaaaatcgctTTATTtcctcaagttttgtgatcataaaaaagAGGAGAttattggaacatttcatgttcgcaatcttgattttgatgttaacaaaacttgttttgTTTCTAacgaatttacctaagtgcgtagaaagctgaaactgatcaggcttcgaactgatcagttaccgagccaaaactgaagctatcgagacgcaaactgaaagtgtcAACTGATTGaccaaactgaaccagtccaactgatatatcaaagaccggttcaactgattgttcggCTGATAAGTGGTTCAGCAAACCAGCTCAAGACCGGTTCAGCTGACGAGTttagagcatcagttaggagccgatcagtttgcagaacaagACGAGCTTATCTAATGGAATCCAGCTAAGCACAGAAGTACAAGCTACTTCGCAGACGAAGttacaataatgaacgttgcagcagagcttaaagtTAATACTTTCCAGAATGACTGTCACAAAGTACAAGACACAAATTTCGAGAAACGGATTTAAActgcaacgaacatatttgataACTCTTGATGTACGGTTACATTGTCCCTATATATACAAGATCAAGAACATCAACAAATAAAAGGACGTGTGGAAAAACAAGTGTGTGCGGATGAATACAGATAAGAGAGGGCACATATaatgcatatcagcttacaagaagcaaccagcccagatttgagggaacacttcaacgtgttatcagcttagattagaagcacaattcccttagtgtgtgagaacactttcgtgttgtatttatagatcagttctcacacacgcacacacaatcactcacaaatACATAAAGATAAATtcagttgagtgagtcttgcacaaagacattaaatttGTGTATGcagtctttaacacatagacgttaaacaagtgttggctagaaggtgttgccttcagtctagactaggagttcagttaggtagtAGTGTAAGTTCTAAACTGAGTGGATTTGTACAAagatttgtataaatcaaagtcttctagtggattctACCCTAGGTGGATAGAAGGGGTGCCGTAGAAGCAagtgaagtctccgaacatccataaacatatcttatgTTCCAAAATgcttaaatattgttttaaaactgatttgatcagttcagctgacttcAGTTCGGTtctggtgagaactgaactgatacaagctCGAACTGATTccctttatttcagttattcagttcacacaagttaaaagctttaaactgatcagctttcttaacgaaagattatttcgagtattttccgcttggtttaaaaccaaactcgatttaattcatcgatgtttacattattagaacacgagctattgcagctcattaagaatattgtgtttgaagcacccttGCTGGTGTTAAAACCGATCCATCAGCCTCCATTGAAATGCATAGCAAGATACAGCAAACCAACTAATAACTGAAGGCTCTTTAAATTGTTTACAAGAAAATAAAGAGGCTTAAATTATTTGGTGCTCAAATTCACATTTTGAATATAGAAAGTTGAAGATATTGACTTACActattaaaaaatcaaaacaaacgCTTTTATGTGACATATACAGTTCAATATGCCAAACAAATTGAATAATACACAGATTTCTCATATAATCAAGATTACAAACTTCTCATTTGTTGCACTGCAGGAGTTAGGACCTATTAAAACTTCATAATTTGATGTCCTATAGTTCAAGAATTGTCTTTGATGTACCAGTATGAGTTGCAGCAAAACTCTACAAGGATTTACTTAAAAGATCAATATATTTGCAATAATCACTGCTCAGGTCCATGCTTGAGCAAGAGTAGTCGAGCACAACAAACTTGCACATTTTGTTACTTGCGAAATAAACATGCACATTTTGTTTTAAAAGTTTTTAGAGTTTCTTGACATCACGACAACCCATAATTGATACTGAttcttacaatattttttttccaacttgTTCAGAAAGAAAAATCTATGGTCACATACTCACGATAACTTAGGCACAATATCCAAGAACTGAAGCAATCATTCAACAAATGTTTGTTTCCTAGCTTTGAAGACAAAAAAGTATCAGATTCACTTCTCATGGGAGAATTAAAATGGTTCTTAAACATCCAACAGAAGAATAGTTTAAAAGTATCAGGCATAAATCAGTAAGAACAGACGCTGCAGCAATTTTGAGATAGTTACCCTACACTCTGCGGTaatccattgattcaagaaTCTAATATCTTTgtccaagaacaaaacataatgctttttaaaattttgggtcACATTACAATTAATTTCATTAGCAGGCCACGATGGAAAAGAGCATCAAGGATcacataaatattttgaattcatAACTACATTCTAGTTCACCATAGTATTCTCCTGGTATACTTTCCAGTGTTGAGGTCCCATTTGACCCCTTTCAACATTATTAAATTGGATTCTTCGAGTGGAAACAAAAATGCATACCATTTTCTCAAGACATCAAGATGGGATATAAAGAATTGAATGCTACAAACACACTTACAGAAACAGTAAGGAATTCATCTAAATTCGTTGCAACTGTTTCCCATTGATAAGAGGAATGGGGAATAGGGGGAACATTCTTTCCTTTCCCTTTTTTAACCTCAACTTTCCTAATCTCTCGGTAAAGCCGATGACCAATGATAGGATCATTTTCATACCTACATAACAACAGAAGTTAAAGGTCAACTTCAAGGAATATATAATGAGTTGATCATAGGCAGGGCATAAAATAAACAATCCATTCAAACTATGAAGAATTTGACGACAAGCAGTGTCATTACCAAGGAATAAGTATTACCAATACGAGATTCCGTGAGAATCACCACCTATGCGTTCCTTGCGAAATGTGGAAAGCTGAACCCCATGTTTTATTGAGTCGTCTATGTAGTTCCGTATGTCTTCTTGCTGCAGGATCAAGCACAACGAAGTTCAGTATTATAACACAATAAAACAGACTTTGAAAGCTAGATCAACTTATAATATGTAAAAAGAAATTCGTGAGCCTGAATAAGATATGTACTGGCAAAATGAAAAAACTGAAGTCTAGACAGAAAGCTGTCCCACAGAAATGAACTTGACTGACCAGAGGGTTGGGCAGCATACCAAATCAGGCAAACTAGTCCCAAAACAATTTTTCCTCAAGCATTCACTTGCTATTTGTTGTAATGTACTGCGTACATCAGACAAAGAAAGGGAACAGTAGAGACATGACCAAAAACTAAGGCCAAAAAACAGAGGGCTTACTATGTAACCCAAAGATCTGACTTAAGATGGGAGACGTGCCCTTTGCCCCTTTCTAAAGTAACTTTATCAATCAACTCATCAGTATGGGCTTGTTATCCACCATGAATAGCTGTCTATCTTCCTAGCCCCAACTAACATCCTCATCTATCATCAT comes from Primulina huaijiensis isolate GDHJ02 chromosome 5, ASM1229523v2, whole genome shotgun sequence and encodes:
- the LOC140976684 gene encoding DDT domain-containing protein DDR4-like, whose protein sequence is MQAHDLSCNPSLAFHASDLIVMSEHSSPICSPNHHSSKNLENVNTHVENNTENENNEENRVKNSSFSNNNGTSSEFVRRQRPSRACTQRAAARMQAAAEAEAAMAEAERKRKKAKRRERLTARLLKEEYEEEEFGEEDGVHEENGEVDGFASSSLVQCSKIVTKLVGEPETSQFPRWSMRSMWQLASILNFLNVFRPLLNIKVEFSVEEFETALITPNNTLCDIHMPLLKAIPPVTRMALGYGTWITVLCRKLRDWWHWVAEGDLPIVASHGTEVEVYNSLDPGVRVLILKALCDIRVEQEDIRNYIDDSIKHGVQLSTFRKERIGGDSHGISYWYENDPIIGHRLYREIRKVEVKKGKGKNVPPIPHSSYQWETVATNLDEFLTVSEKLFSSKNRTEVSVGKKLKNDMLPEIERVQKKKEKLLKKQHRQTLMLDSMMNLDGLAAGRSLRDRKHVTYTFDDYDRSINEAIKITKTKPPSPEPFDKRDPAMKHEVSTNSRWAGPSQYSQDVTFSALSPLSPETDEFYEDQKTEALDRSNRRRQRPQRYSVKDFVEAVSDNEADFDSDDDIVGEVIYDEEYLKKRKQRRKMSSSSEGDEEYNWDEENHKEEEEEEDEEEEEDVSLSTSEESDEPRRFRALPSRTRRETKLRSVDELQTGLRRSKRATKNPINYRQYELSESETESKKPPKKSNALAEHSNSSDIGEFSIGSQESEDNIDKLEVDVNQPFEEHPEIADANQTDQLGEQSNGRDQEEIGGVRKRRFLDLNELAPGSGFDDGPSSMNNEDDDF